The following proteins come from a genomic window of Nitrospirota bacterium:
- a CDS encoding nucleotide sugar dehydrogenase — protein sequence MDSLINRIERKSARLGIIGMGYVGLPLALEFCKAGFDVTGIDMDKKKIDKIIRGESYIEDAKDADIGAAVSQGRLHATTDFSVLKELDTVSICVPTPLRKTKDPDISYILSATQQIARYLHAGQLIVLESTTYPGTTEEIILPELESKGLKVGVDFFLAFSPERIDPVNVHFNTRNTPKIIGGVTEKCTESAAALYSKAVDMVITVSSTRAAEMVKLLENTFRAVNIGLVNEIAIICNKLGMDVWEIIDAAATKPFGFMPFYPGPGLGGHCIPVDPHYLSWKLKMFNYNARFIELASEVNTNMPYFVVSKVFDALNVQKKSINGSKILVLGVAYKKDVGDVRESPALDVIRLLRDKGGLISYNDPHISHLHEEGMDISSTDLSDYSALSNYDCTVIVTNHTSYNYQKVVDCSKIIVDTRNATKGIISDKIVKL from the coding sequence ATGGATTCTCTCATTAACAGGATTGAACGTAAGAGTGCGCGACTGGGGATAATAGGGATGGGATATGTCGGACTCCCGTTAGCCCTGGAATTCTGCAAGGCAGGTTTTGATGTTACCGGCATTGACATGGACAAGAAAAAGATAGATAAAATTATCAGGGGTGAATCTTATATAGAAGATGCAAAGGATGCTGATATTGGAGCAGCCGTCAGTCAGGGCAGGCTTCATGCTACTACTGATTTCAGCGTCTTAAAGGAACTCGACACAGTAAGTATTTGCGTCCCTACGCCACTCAGAAAGACAAAAGACCCTGATATATCTTACATTCTAAGTGCGACCCAGCAAATTGCCAGATATCTTCACGCAGGTCAGCTCATAGTACTTGAGAGCACAACTTATCCGGGTACAACTGAAGAGATTATCCTTCCGGAACTTGAAAGCAAAGGGCTTAAGGTTGGTGTTGATTTTTTTCTTGCCTTTTCACCGGAACGTATTGATCCGGTAAATGTACATTTTAATACCAGGAATACGCCTAAGATCATTGGCGGCGTTACTGAGAAATGCACCGAGTCTGCTGCGGCCTTATACAGTAAAGCTGTAGATATGGTCATTACAGTAAGTTCCACCAGGGCTGCAGAGATGGTAAAACTTCTTGAAAATACGTTCAGGGCAGTAAACATAGGTCTTGTAAATGAAATAGCAATTATCTGCAACAAACTTGGGATGGATGTCTGGGAGATTATTGACGCAGCTGCAACAAAACCATTTGGTTTCATGCCGTTTTACCCTGGTCCCGGGCTGGGTGGACATTGTATACCCGTTGACCCTCACTATCTTTCATGGAAACTTAAGATGTTTAATTATAATGCGCGGTTTATTGAACTTGCGAGTGAGGTAAATACAAATATGCCTTACTTTGTGGTAAGTAAGGTATTCGATGCATTAAATGTTCAGAAAAAGAGCATTAACGGATCGAAGATTCTTGTTCTCGGAGTAGCATATAAGAAAGATGTGGGTGATGTACGGGAGTCTCCTGCCCTTGACGTAATCAGATTACTTAGAGACAAAGGTGGATTGATCTCATACAATGATCCTCATATATCACACCTTCATGAAGAAGGCATGGACATCTCATCAACCGACCTGAGTGATTATTCTGCGTTGAGCAATTACGACTGTACAGTAATTGTTACAAATCACACATCCTATAATTACCAGAAGGTGGTTGATTGTTCAAAGATTATAGTTGACACAAGAAATGCTACAAAGGGTATAATATCTGACAAGATCGTTAAGTTATAG
- a CDS encoding SDR family oxidoreductase → METYLVTGGAGFIGSNIVDKLLSQNHNVRILDNFSSGKKSNIERVIRNNSLIPERDYLFVSSSELRVRPAKYPRLYVIDGDLREHDTCWRAVSGVTYVMHQGAVPSVPRSITDPVTTNDVNIRGTLNILIASRDEGVKRLVLASSSSVYGDTPALPKVETMPASPLSPYALSKLTAEYYAVLFNKLYSLSTVSLRYFNVFGPGQDPQSQYAAVIPRFITALIKGTPPTIYGDGEQSRDFTYVEDCVSANILACNAEGASGRVLNIACGTRTTLNDLFKKICKITGGSTDPVYESARPGDVKHSLADISQAKDVLKYLPAYNIDEGLKKTVDWFRKNS, encoded by the coding sequence TTGGAAACTTACTTAGTTACCGGCGGGGCTGGCTTTATAGGATCGAATATAGTTGATAAACTTCTGAGCCAGAATCACAATGTCAGAATCCTCGATAATTTCTCTTCTGGTAAGAAGTCTAACATAGAAAGGGTTATCAGGAATAATTCTCTAATCCCGGAGCGTGATTATTTATTTGTCAGCAGCAGTGAGCTGCGTGTACGCCCTGCCAAATATCCCCGGCTCTATGTGATTGATGGAGATCTTCGGGAGCATGATACCTGCTGGAGGGCTGTATCGGGTGTAACATATGTAATGCATCAGGGTGCAGTACCATCAGTACCGCGTTCCATAACAGACCCTGTTACTACAAATGATGTTAATATCAGGGGGACTCTTAACATATTGATAGCATCCAGAGATGAGGGGGTCAAGAGATTAGTACTCGCCTCGTCGTCTTCCGTCTACGGTGACACCCCTGCACTTCCAAAAGTTGAGACAATGCCTGCGTCGCCTTTATCCCCATACGCGTTGAGCAAGCTTACTGCAGAATATTATGCTGTGTTATTTAATAAACTCTATAGTCTATCAACCGTATCGCTGCGTTATTTCAATGTATTTGGTCCCGGGCAGGACCCTCAGTCACAATATGCTGCCGTAATACCAAGATTTATCACTGCACTCATAAAAGGTACTCCTCCCACCATTTATGGCGATGGTGAGCAATCGAGGGACTTTACATATGTCGAGGATTGTGTCTCAGCTAATATTCTTGCTTGTAATGCTGAAGGGGCATCCGGCAGGGTGCTGAATATAGCCTGTGGCACCAGGACGACTTTAAATGACCTGTTTAAAAAGATCTGCAAAATCACCGGCGGTTCAACCGATCCCGTATATGAATCCGCCAGGCCAGGAGACGTAAAGCATTCGCTTGCTGATATTTCTCAGGCTAAGGATGTCCTTAAATATTTGCCCGCTTATAACATAGATGAGGGACTTAAAAAAACGGTAGATTGGTTTAGAAAAAATTCATAG
- a CDS encoding SAM-dependent chlorinase/fluorinase, translating into MSLITLTSDFGLKDPFVGMMKGVIYNINNAVTLIDISHGIDNQDIFSCAFIIYNSFKYFPSQTIHVVVVDPGVGTGRRPILVKAFNHYFIGPDNGILSLLVAGDNGSVIYEITEERYFLRSPGNTFHGRDIFAPVAGWLSKCYEPDKFGHIISDHVSIDFRRPHYENGVLQGEIIYVDRFGNLFTNISCSDLKNVGHGVYDSSITIKFNEHEISIRKYYAEAVFGKLAAVINSFGLIELFSFMGNAAEEFNAGKGDVVRLFFK; encoded by the coding sequence ATGAGCTTAATAACGCTTACATCTGACTTTGGTCTTAAAGACCCCTTTGTCGGTATGATGAAGGGTGTGATCTATAATATCAATAATGCAGTTACATTAATTGACATATCTCACGGTATAGATAATCAGGACATATTTTCCTGCGCCTTTATCATTTACAACTCATTTAAATACTTTCCCAGTCAGACAATACATGTCGTAGTAGTGGACCCGGGGGTTGGAACAGGCAGAAGACCAATTCTCGTCAAGGCATTTAATCACTATTTTATCGGCCCGGATAACGGCATTTTGTCGCTGCTTGTCGCCGGCGATAATGGTTCGGTAATATATGAGATTACTGAAGAGAGATATTTCCTTAGAAGCCCCGGGAATACGTTTCATGGCCGTGACATCTTCGCGCCTGTAGCGGGATGGTTATCTAAATGTTATGAACCTGATAAATTTGGCCATATAATTTCGGATCATGTTAGTATTGATTTCCGGAGGCCCCATTACGAGAATGGTGTTTTACAGGGAGAGATTATATATGTTGACAGATTTGGAAATTTGTTTACAAACATCTCCTGTTCAGATTTGAAAAATGTGGGGCATGGCGTTTATGACTCATCTATAACAATAAAGTTCAATGAGCATGAGATTTCGATAAGAAAATATTATGCTGAGGCTGTTTTTGGCAAGTTGGCCGCTGTTATAAACAGTTTTGGACTCATCGAATTATTCTCATTCATGGGGAATGCTGCAGAAGAATTTAATGCAGGAAAAGGTGATGTCGTCAGATTATTCTTCAAATAA
- a CDS encoding lipoate--protein ligase family protein: MTCDKKRYTERTDIMQTWRLIYTGFNNGCYNMAVDEAIAIAVREDKFPSTIRFYTWNPPCISIGYFQEPDDTMNGFIVRRITGGRAVFHGSDLSYSVVSRTDNTLFPKNINGTYSVIANALTTGLRHLGINPDPAGELKRRKDSSTKYHKARLCFNTAIRHEITIRGKKLIGSAQRRWSDIFLQHGSILINGSTKENGPASISLQEVLKQAPNERPDGSGGYGLDSDLLGCVNLLIASFSLGFSEAFGIQLKSEDLSGYEIEMAERLIVEKYSKL; this comes from the coding sequence ATGACATGTGATAAAAAACGATATACAGAACGGACCGATATTATGCAAACCTGGCGGCTTATATACACAGGGTTCAATAACGGCTGCTATAACATGGCAGTGGATGAGGCAATTGCAATCGCAGTAAGAGAAGATAAATTTCCATCCACTATTCGTTTCTATACATGGAACCCTCCATGCATTTCAATAGGATACTTTCAGGAACCTGATGATACAATGAATGGATTTATTGTACGCCGTATAACAGGCGGCAGGGCTGTGTTTCATGGAAGCGATCTCAGCTACAGTGTGGTTTCAAGGACAGACAATACCCTGTTTCCCAAAAATATTAATGGAACTTATTCTGTTATAGCAAATGCCCTTACTACAGGTCTAAGGCATCTTGGTATTAATCCGGACCCTGCTGGAGAGCTGAAAAGAAGAAAAGACAGTTCAACTAAGTATCACAAGGCACGACTATGCTTTAATACAGCTATTCGACATGAAATTACAATTCGAGGGAAAAAACTGATAGGTAGCGCACAAAGGCGTTGGTCTGATATATTTCTACAGCATGGTTCAATACTGATCAACGGGTCAACAAAGGAAAATGGCCCGGCCTCTATTTCATTGCAGGAGGTTCTGAAACAGGCTCCGAATGAAAGGCCGGATGGTTCTGGCGGTTATGGTCTGGATTCTGATTTATTGGGCTGTGTTAATTTATTGATAGCTTCATTTTCCCTTGGATTTTCAGAAGCTTTTGGTATTCAACTTAAATCTGAGGATCTCTCAGGTTATGAGATAGAGATGGCAGAGAGGCTTATTGTTGAGAAATACTCAAAACTATGA
- the purD gene encoding phosphoribosylamine--glycine ligase, protein MNILVIGSGGREHALVWKIAQSRHADTIYCAPGNAGIAGIAECIPISATDIKSLYNFALEKEIGLTVVGPEAPLVLGIVDTFRKGGLRIFGPLSFAAQLEGSKAFSKHIMLKYGIPTAAACVFTDQKKAVDYIRENGVPIVVKADGLAAGKGVMVCLTEDEAVTAVNMIMSERLFGEAGAQVVIEECLEGDEASFLVFSDGNTIIPMPPSQDHKRAMDNDCGPNTGGMGAYSPVPVIDREMQERIMKEVMLPAVNALKAEGCPYEGILYAGIMLTSDGPKVLEFNCRFGDPEAQPILMRLQSDILDIINAVVDRKLESVEIEWSEKASVCVVMAAGGYPDKYSTGQSINGLDDFANISDIMVFHAGTKFDGGNIVTAGGRVLGVTAIGADLKIAIDKAYEGVNMIRFNGMQYRKDIGRKAIKE, encoded by the coding sequence ATGAATATTCTGGTCATTGGAAGTGGTGGAAGAGAGCATGCACTTGTCTGGAAAATTGCTCAAAGCAGGCACGCAGACACGATATATTGTGCCCCCGGCAATGCGGGAATTGCAGGAATTGCGGAGTGTATACCTATATCTGCTACTGATATTAAATCGCTTTACAACTTTGCGCTGGAAAAAGAGATTGGGCTTACGGTCGTTGGCCCCGAGGCTCCTTTAGTACTTGGTATAGTTGATACTTTCAGAAAGGGCGGGTTAAGGATATTCGGCCCTTTAAGCTTTGCAGCTCAATTAGAGGGAAGCAAGGCATTTTCTAAACACATTATGCTGAAATATGGTATCCCTACCGCCGCTGCATGTGTGTTTACAGATCAGAAAAAGGCTGTTGATTACATAAGAGAAAATGGCGTTCCCATTGTAGTAAAGGCGGATGGTCTTGCTGCCGGTAAAGGTGTCATGGTCTGCTTGACAGAAGATGAAGCCGTAACAGCCGTTAATATGATAATGTCAGAGCGTTTATTCGGAGAGGCCGGGGCGCAGGTGGTAATTGAGGAATGCCTTGAAGGGGATGAGGCATCATTCCTCGTATTCTCAGACGGAAACACTATTATTCCAATGCCTCCGTCACAGGACCATAAGAGGGCAATGGACAATGACTGTGGACCTAACACCGGAGGTATGGGGGCTTATTCGCCTGTGCCAGTTATTGACCGAGAAATGCAGGAGAGGATTATGAAGGAAGTAATGCTTCCTGCTGTCAATGCCCTTAAGGCAGAAGGATGTCCATATGAAGGCATTTTATACGCGGGCATCATGTTAACTTCGGATGGCCCAAAGGTCCTTGAATTTAACTGCAGATTTGGCGACCCGGAGGCTCAACCAATATTAATGAGATTACAATCAGATATCCTCGATATAATAAATGCAGTTGTGGATAGGAAACTTGAGAGCGTAGAGATTGAGTGGAGCGAGAAGGCGTCAGTTTGTGTAGTGATGGCAGCTGGAGGTTATCCTGATAAATATTCTACAGGTCAGTCAATAAATGGTTTGGATGATTTTGCCAATATTAGCGACATTATGGTTTTTCATGCAGGGACGAAATTTGACGGTGGTAATATAGTGACTGCCGGAGGACGGGTACTTGGTGTAACTGCAATTGGAGCAGATTTAAAAATAGCCATTGACAAGGCATATGAGGGGGTAAACATGATCCGCTTCAATGGAATGCAATACAGGAAGGATATCGGACGAAAAGCTATCAAAGAATGA
- a CDS encoding glycosyltransferase family 2 protein — MKLIVQIPCLNEEATLPVAIKAIPRVISGIDTVEILVIDDGSSDRTSLVARECGADHIVRFKVNQGLARGFMSGLLMSVSLGADIIVNTDADNQYNGGDIPKLIQPILEGKADVVVGDREVETIRHFSTSKKILQKLGSWVVRIASDTHIPDAASGFRAYSREAALRTNIVSGYTYTLESIIQAGHNRLAVTHIPVRTNQVLRESRLISSVRSYLIRSASTIIRTYAMYRPLVFFFTIGVIVFLAGLVVSARYLFYLFRGEGAGHIQSLILAATLMMLGFQTIVIGLISDLIAANRRLSEEAVYRLRKMDKEV; from the coding sequence TTGAAACTAATAGTGCAGATCCCATGTCTTAATGAAGAAGCTACATTACCAGTTGCTATCAAGGCTATTCCGCGAGTGATTTCAGGTATAGATACAGTTGAAATCCTGGTTATAGATGACGGAAGCAGTGACAGGACATCTCTGGTAGCGAGGGAATGCGGTGCTGATCACATAGTTAGATTCAAAGTCAATCAGGGTCTTGCGCGTGGATTTATGTCGGGGCTTCTGATGTCAGTCAGTCTTGGAGCTGATATTATAGTTAACACAGATGCTGACAACCAATATAATGGAGGAGACATACCAAAGCTGATCCAGCCAATTCTGGAAGGGAAGGCTGATGTTGTAGTTGGCGACAGGGAGGTTGAAACTATCAGACATTTCTCCACATCGAAGAAGATCCTCCAGAAGCTTGGGAGCTGGGTTGTAAGAATAGCATCAGATACACATATCCCCGATGCGGCCAGTGGTTTCAGGGCCTACAGCCGCGAGGCAGCCCTTAGAACGAACATAGTTTCCGGATATACATATACACTTGAAAGCATAATACAGGCAGGTCACAATAGGCTTGCTGTCACGCATATACCTGTCAGGACCAATCAGGTACTGCGTGAGTCCAGGCTTATTTCAAGTGTTCGCAGTTACTTAATCAGGTCAGCATCTACCATTATCAGGACATATGCCATGTACCGTCCCCTTGTTTTTTTCTTTACCATTGGCGTGATTGTCTTTCTGGCAGGACTGGTAGTCTCAGCCAGATATCTCTTTTATTTGTTTCGTGGTGAAGGCGCCGGGCACATACAATCACTCATACTTGCTGCTACATTAATGATGCTTGGTTTTCAGACGATTGTTATAGGTCTTATATCAGATCTTATTGCGGCAAACCGCAGGTTAAGTGAAGAGGCGGTTTACAGATTACGAAAGATGGACAAGGAGGTATAA
- the purH gene encoding bifunctional phosphoribosylaminoimidazolecarboxamide formyltransferase/IMP cyclohydrolase, with product MGSPSNIRRAIISVTDKSGVVDFARRLKGFGIQILSTGGTAKALNDAGVAVTDLSQYTGFPEMMDGRVKTLHPKVHGGILGRRDKPEHIRQMSQHGIDPIDMVVINLYQFDKTVSRPGCTFEDAIENIDIGGPSMIRSAAKNFESVAVVTDPSDYNSIIHEMEQTGGAISHETKFRLARKAFSTTAKYDTMISHYLEKTTDKPEETIHFPELFTPVFEKVQHLRYGENPHQRGAFYREIGFNGSSVARAMVLQGKEMSYNNYLDANSALELAREFDEPVAVIVKHNNPCGVASADDLKDAYCIARDTDPVSAFGGVIAFNTIVDEYTAAEVARTFVEVIVAPEFTGEALEIFQKKANVRLLETGPFSDLLEGAMDFKRITGGLLIQDMDLGINNDIANIRIVSSRQPSPDEMTGLRFTWKVCKHVKSNAIVFGRGTETVGIGAGQMSRVDSVRLAVSKSRSNISGCVMASDAFFPFRDAIDEAAKCGITAIIQPGGSIKDEEVIKAIDEYNMAMVLTGVRHFRH from the coding sequence ATGGGATCACCATCGAATATCAGACGGGCGATTATCAGTGTTACTGATAAGAGCGGGGTTGTTGATTTTGCAAGAAGGCTTAAAGGGTTTGGGATACAAATCCTTTCAACCGGGGGAACAGCCAAAGCCCTTAATGATGCTGGTGTAGCTGTAACGGATCTGTCCCAGTATACCGGTTTTCCCGAAATGATGGATGGACGGGTCAAAACCCTTCATCCGAAGGTGCACGGAGGGATCCTGGGAAGGCGTGATAAACCTGAACATATCAGGCAGATGTCACAGCATGGTATTGATCCCATAGATATGGTGGTGATTAATCTCTATCAGTTTGATAAGACTGTTTCAAGACCAGGCTGCACGTTTGAAGATGCCATTGAGAACATAGACATAGGCGGACCATCAATGATAAGGTCTGCAGCAAAGAATTTTGAGTCTGTTGCAGTAGTCACTGACCCGTCTGATTACAATTCTATTATACATGAGATGGAACAGACAGGCGGCGCTATTTCTCATGAGACGAAATTCAGACTCGCCAGGAAGGCATTTTCAACAACTGCTAAGTATGACACGATGATCTCTCATTATCTGGAGAAGACCACTGATAAGCCTGAAGAGACGATACACTTTCCTGAGTTATTTACTCCGGTCTTTGAAAAGGTTCAGCATCTGCGCTATGGTGAAAACCCGCATCAGAGGGGTGCGTTTTACAGGGAAATAGGATTTAACGGCAGCTCTGTTGCAAGGGCAATGGTACTGCAGGGAAAGGAAATGTCATACAATAATTACCTCGATGCCAATTCGGCACTTGAACTGGCTAGAGAGTTTGATGAACCTGTTGCAGTTATTGTTAAACACAATAATCCCTGTGGCGTCGCCTCCGCAGATGACCTTAAAGATGCTTATTGCATCGCACGGGATACTGACCCGGTCTCTGCATTCGGAGGGGTAATTGCTTTTAATACCATTGTAGATGAATATACAGCTGCCGAAGTCGCCAGGACCTTTGTGGAAGTGATTGTTGCACCGGAGTTTACAGGTGAGGCGCTTGAGATATTTCAGAAGAAGGCGAATGTTCGTTTATTAGAAACAGGTCCTTTTTCTGACCTGTTGGAAGGGGCGATGGACTTTAAGAGGATCACAGGAGGACTGCTTATTCAGGATATGGATCTTGGTATCAATAATGACATAGCCAATATCAGGATTGTATCGTCACGTCAGCCGTCTCCGGATGAAATGACTGGTCTACGTTTTACATGGAAGGTATGTAAACATGTAAAATCGAATGCCATAGTTTTTGGGAGGGGTACAGAAACAGTAGGGATAGGCGCCGGCCAAATGAGCCGTGTTGATTCTGTAAGGCTGGCAGTTTCAAAATCAAGGAGTAATATTTCCGGGTGTGTCATGGCCTCTGATGCATTTTTCCCATTCAGGGATGCTATAGATGAAGCAGCAAAATGTGGTATTACAGCAATAATACAGCCCGGCGGTTCGATAAAGGATGAAGAGGTTATAAAGGCAATAGATGAGTACAACATGGCCATGGTTTTAACTGGGGTCAGACACTTCAGGCATTAA
- the purE gene encoding 5-(carboxyamino)imidazole ribonucleotide mutase, translating into MSKALVAIVMGSESDLPVMNEASKILDKFGIPYNLKIASAHRSPGLVHAFSVGAEESGIEVIIAGAGGAAHLPGVIASETVLPVIGVPIDSSPLSGFDSLLSIVQMPGGVPVATMAVGAAGAKNAALFAVQILSRKDTNILTKLKQYKRDMADTIERKQETGIKTQG; encoded by the coding sequence ATGAGCAAGGCGTTGGTTGCAATAGTTATGGGTAGTGAATCTGACCTGCCGGTTATGAATGAGGCATCAAAAATACTTGATAAATTCGGTATTCCATATAATTTGAAAATAGCATCTGCGCACAGAAGTCCTGGTCTTGTTCATGCATTTTCAGTTGGGGCTGAGGAGTCTGGAATCGAGGTTATTATTGCTGGTGCAGGGGGGGCAGCTCACCTCCCCGGTGTAATAGCCTCTGAGACAGTTCTTCCTGTAATTGGCGTACCTATAGATTCATCACCGTTGAGCGGATTTGATTCTCTTCTCTCAATAGTTCAGATGCCGGGAGGGGTGCCTGTGGCAACTATGGCAGTGGGGGCAGCCGGCGCCAAGAATGCAGCCCTGTTTGCAGTGCAGATATTGTCGCGGAAAGACACGAACATTCTGACTAAACTCAAACAATATAAGAGGGACATGGCTGATACAATAGAAAGGAAACAGGAAACAGGAATTAAAACCCAGGGATGA
- a CDS encoding threonylcarbamoyl-AMP synthase has product MKIYKVTQSSPDPSVITELADLLKSGSVIAYPTDTFYGLGADISNQFALERLYTIKKRMPNKPIIILISDMMMLRPLIADGYLSETAKKLIDRFWPGPLTLVFRASDLVPAVLTANTGKIGIRLPDSELCKLIIDKLKHPITATSANISGDNSTNNPAEVEESMGNSIDALADGGITNYRGASTVVDITGEQPVILREGAIPFALINELITVQ; this is encoded by the coding sequence ATGAAAATATATAAGGTAACCCAATCCTCCCCTGACCCATCAGTGATCACTGAATTAGCCGATTTATTAAAATCTGGTTCAGTTATTGCCTATCCAACCGATACTTTCTATGGTTTAGGCGCTGATATTTCCAATCAGTTTGCTTTAGAGAGGTTATATACAATAAAGAAAAGAATGCCCAATAAACCAATAATTATCCTGATATCTGACATGATGATGCTTCGCCCCCTGATTGCTGACGGCTATCTTTCAGAAACTGCAAAAAAGTTAATAGATAGGTTCTGGCCTGGTCCCCTGACATTAGTATTCAGGGCATCTGACCTTGTTCCTGCGGTACTTACTGCCAATACTGGAAAAATTGGAATCAGGCTGCCTGACAGTGAATTATGCAAACTCATTATAGATAAACTTAAACATCCTATAACAGCAACAAGTGCAAATATCTCCGGTGACAACAGTACTAATAATCCAGCAGAAGTGGAAGAATCTATGGGCAACAGTATTGATGCACTTGCAGATGGGGGTATTACGAATTACAGGGGGGCATCTACCGTCGTTGACATTACCGGGGAGCAACCTGTAATCTTAAGGGAAGGGGCTATCCCTTTTGCTCTAATTAACGAGTTAATTACAGTGCAATAA
- a CDS encoding dihydroorotate dehydrogenase: MISDLSVDIAGMKLQNPVMLASGTAGYGEDIARYCDLNHIGAIIVKGIALKPSNGNPPPRICETPSGMLNAIGLPNVGVETFINDKVPFLRNFSARVVVNIFGSTVEEYGEVASALNGVDGVHGLEANISCPNIKEGGIAFGTDIDATRRVVRRIRKSTTLPLIIKLSPNVTDIASFATVCEEEGADAVSLINTLLGMVIDTETWKPKIANITGGLSGPAIRPVAIRMVWQVYNAVNIPVIGMGGITNCQDAVEFFLAGASAVAIGTANFLNPSVSTDIAEGLKTYMQDRNICNLSGITGKMQIP; encoded by the coding sequence GTGATTTCTGACCTTAGCGTAGACATAGCCGGTATGAAGCTCCAGAATCCGGTAATGCTTGCATCCGGCACTGCAGGATACGGTGAAGATATAGCAAGGTATTGTGATTTAAACCATATAGGGGCAATTATTGTCAAGGGAATTGCCTTAAAGCCAAGTAACGGTAATCCTCCTCCTCGCATATGTGAGACCCCGTCAGGAATGCTGAATGCTATTGGATTGCCAAACGTAGGTGTTGAGACATTTATCAATGATAAGGTTCCATTTCTTCGTAATTTCAGCGCCAGGGTTGTTGTCAATATATTCGGTTCCACTGTAGAAGAATACGGTGAGGTAGCTTCCGCCTTAAATGGTGTAGACGGTGTTCATGGATTAGAGGCTAATATTTCCTGTCCAAACATTAAAGAGGGAGGGATAGCCTTCGGAACAGACATTGATGCAACAAGGCGTGTGGTACGCAGGATAAGAAAATCAACAACTCTGCCCTTAATTATCAAACTATCACCTAATGTAACGGATATTGCCTCCTTTGCAACGGTATGTGAGGAGGAGGGGGCTGATGCTGTCTCATTAATAAATACCCTGCTCGGGATGGTGATTGACACCGAGACATGGAAACCCAAAATAGCCAATATAACAGGGGGATTATCTGGTCCGGCAATTAGACCTGTCGCCATAAGGATGGTTTGGCAGGTATATAACGCAGTTAATATCCCGGTAATAGGCATGGGTGGAATAACAAACTGTCAGGACGCTGTAGAATTCTTTCTTGCCGGAGCATCCGCTGTTGCAATCGGGACAGCAAACTTTCTTAATCCATCGGTATCAACGGATATAGCAGAAGGTCTAAAGACATATATGCAGGATAGGAACATCTGTAATCTGAGCGGCATAACAGGAAAGATGCAAATTCCCTGA
- a CDS encoding dihydroorotate dehydrogenase electron transfer subunit, with translation MKAQVFSNKCIKGPYFKLVIKPSQKLTYMTGQFVMLRPAETTSAGIFLPRPFSIHGISGDDHIEILYKVVGKGTEFLSRLYEGSEIEFLGPFGNGFQIDIYNKPDEFIIVAGGIGVAPLLGLTQLIKSNCKETPVKVFIGGRGIMDLLCVEDFENHGANVVVATQDGSEGVKGFVTDALEEYLQDIGPDGRIILYACGPNAMLKRIYGIAGRSNIETTFSLEAEMACGMGLCMGCAVKKSGGGYYLVCKDGPVFNGDLIEFSND, from the coding sequence ATGAAGGCACAGGTATTCTCAAATAAGTGCATTAAAGGCCCTTACTTCAAACTCGTCATTAAACCCTCACAAAAGCTGACATATATGACCGGTCAATTTGTCATGCTACGGCCTGCTGAAACTACATCAGCCGGAATATTCCTGCCGAGGCCATTTAGTATTCACGGGATATCAGGAGATGATCATATTGAGATTTTATATAAAGTCGTGGGTAAGGGAACAGAATTTCTGAGCAGACTTTATGAAGGGAGTGAAATTGAGTTTCTCGGGCCGTTCGGAAATGGTTTTCAAATTGACATATATAACAAGCCTGACGAATTTATCATTGTTGCAGGAGGTATTGGGGTAGCCCCGTTGCTTGGGCTGACACAATTAATCAAATCCAACTGTAAGGAGACACCTGTCAAGGTATTTATTGGAGGCAGAGGGATTATGGATCTGCTTTGCGTGGAGGATTTTGAAAACCATGGTGCAAATGTGGTCGTGGCAACCCAGGATGGATCAGAAGGCGTAAAGGGATTTGTTACCGATGCACTCGAAGAGTATCTGCAGGATATTGGTCCTGACGGTAGGATCATTCTTTATGCATGCGGTCCCAATGCAATGCTCAAAAGGATATATGGTATTGCCGGCCGCTCAAATATAGAGACAACCTTTTCACTTGAGGCTGAGATGGCGTGCGGCATGGGCCTGTGCATGGGATGCGCTGTAAAAAAAAGTGGTGGTGGATATTATTTAGTATGCAAAGATGGCCCTGTATTTAACGGAGATTTGATTGAATTTTCCAACGATTGA